A window from Triticum aestivum cultivar Chinese Spring chromosome 6D, IWGSC CS RefSeq v2.1, whole genome shotgun sequence encodes these proteins:
- the LOC123143114 gene encoding uncharacterized protein has protein sequence MLHLRHRIVPHIRSSSSTSAISPLHRLLSAAAAAAPISPSQGFAVEDYLVGTCGLTRPQALKASKKLSHLNSPANPDNVLAFLAGLGLSGADAAAVVAKDPQFLCAGVERTLAPVVDGLAGLGLSRPEIARLVSLVHSRFRRRSIVPKLEYYLPLFGSFHSFLRASQRACYLLSSDLDKVVKPNVMFLRECGLGDCDITKLCISEPRMLGNKLERVQAMVVRAEGLGVPRGSGMFKVALQAVAFLSEEKIAAKVDHLKKTFSWSDGEVVVALSMAPMLLKRSKDILQRSFEFLVFEVGLEPGYIAHRPVILYYSLEGRIKPRCYVLKFLKENRLLDRDWSFYTAVTRPEKYFMKKCIWPYKESAPHLAEDYAAACRGEMPSNFRFT, from the coding sequence aTGCTCCATCTCCGGCACCGCATCGTGCCCCATatccgctcctcctcctccacctctgccATCTCCCCTCTCCACCGGCTCCTCTCCGCCGCGGCAGCCGCTGCCCCCATTTCCCCGAGCCAAGGATTCGCCGTTGAGGACTACCTCGTCGGCACCTGCGGCCTCACCCGGCCCCAAGCCCTCAAGGCCTCCAAGAAGCTCTCCCACCTCAACTCCCCCGCCAATCCCGACAACGtcctcgccttcctcgccggcctcggcctctccggcgccgatgccgccgccgtcgtcgccaaaGACCCGCAGTTCCTCTGCGCCGGCGTGGAGAGAACATTGGCCCCCGTCGTCGACGGGCTCGCCGGCCTCGGTCTGTCGCGCCCTGAGATCGCCCGCCTCGTCTCGCTTGTCCACAGCCGCTTCCGCCGCAGATCCATAGTCCCCAAGCTGGAGTACTACCTGCCCCTCTTCGGCTCCTTCCACAGCTTCCTCCGGGCGTCCCAGCGCGCATGCTACCTTCTCTCATCGGACCTTGACAAGGTGGTCAAGCCCAATGTCATGTTCCTGCGGGAATGCGGGCTAGGCGATTGCGATATTACCAAGCTGTGTATCTCTGAGCCGAGGATGCTCGGCAACAAACTGGAACGCGTCCAGGCAATGGTGGTGCGCGCCGAAGGTCTGGGCGTGCCCCGTGGCTCGGGGATGTTCAAGGTTGCGCTACAGGCTGTCGCATTCCTCAGCGAGGAGAAGATCGCCGCCAAAGTGGACCACCTGAAGAAGACGTTCAGTTGGTCGGATGGTGAGGTGGTCGTTGCTTTGTCTATGGCTCCAATGCTGCTCAAGAGGTCAAAGGACATCCTGCAGCGCAGCTTCGAGTTCCTTGTCTTTGAGGTGGGCTTGGAACCGGGGTACATTGCTCATCGGCCCGTAATCCTCTATTATAGCCTGGAGGGCCGGATCAAGCCCCGGTGCTATGTTCTAAAGTTCCTCAAGGAAAACAGATTGCTCGATCGCGACTGGAGCTTCTATACTGCAGTCACTAGGCCTGAGAAGTATTTCATGAAGAAGTGCATATGGCCTTACAAGGAATCTGCACCACACCTTGCTGAAGACTATGCGGCAGCTTGCAGAGGGGAAATGCCAAGTAATTTCAGATTTACCTGA